Proteins found in one Haloferax litoreum genomic segment:
- a CDS encoding CARDB domain-containing protein — MSRRALPVVLLALVVLAGVPAPTLGQEATAYIDDVTVSPAQPTPGERFTLTTVVVNAQNSQANLEVTDVFVRTADGTRDLARVEDLGVIPPGSDLRIPLSARLEDQGTYDLRVTVVGRSDGQTQRLQYPVVVRVREGGPQLSVEVGDAVIGTDTPVQVTVSNGEEAIARNVRLSLAGDSVTVENDTRVVPRLESGEARTFQFSVNPTTEESELIASLQYTTADGNARTATASAPLLADPLREEVRLDASLGDGARPAIEVDVTNLGNAPLENLVLTVRDGDSVVLRKPVASVPAESERAVRLNVSSVDRATLDVVAAYETGGQDGTAETSVEYVASPGQIELTGIDVELEDGDVHISGSASNVGLSDAQSVVVRVIPTDGVVPARPYKEYFVGSVPASDFASFDLYATVDDDVTTVPVEVTYLTDGTERTVQTEVDVSGLSETPDQNSGSGLNSTLLLVGGVVALLVVVGVGIFAYRRR; from the coding sequence ATGAGCAGACGCGCCCTCCCGGTTGTCCTCCTCGCCCTCGTCGTTCTGGCCGGCGTTCCGGCCCCGACGCTCGGCCAAGAGGCCACCGCCTACATCGACGACGTGACCGTCTCGCCGGCCCAACCGACGCCGGGCGAACGGTTCACGCTCACGACTGTCGTCGTGAACGCACAGAACAGTCAGGCGAACCTCGAAGTCACAGACGTGTTCGTCCGGACCGCTGACGGAACGAGAGACCTCGCGCGAGTCGAAGACCTCGGCGTCATCCCCCCCGGAAGTGACCTCAGAATCCCGCTCTCGGCCCGACTCGAAGACCAAGGAACCTACGACCTTCGCGTGACCGTCGTGGGGCGGAGCGACGGGCAGACACAGCGACTCCAGTACCCCGTGGTCGTCCGCGTTCGCGAGGGTGGCCCACAACTCTCGGTCGAAGTCGGTGACGCCGTCATCGGCACCGACACGCCAGTACAGGTCACCGTCTCGAACGGCGAGGAAGCAATCGCTCGCAACGTTCGCCTCTCGCTAGCCGGCGACAGCGTGACGGTCGAAAACGACACGCGCGTTGTCCCGCGACTGGAGTCAGGCGAGGCGAGGACGTTCCAGTTCAGCGTCAACCCCACGACCGAAGAATCTGAACTAATTGCGAGTCTGCAGTACACCACCGCCGACGGCAACGCACGGACAGCGACGGCATCAGCACCGCTCCTCGCCGACCCACTCCGTGAGGAGGTCCGTCTGGATGCATCGCTCGGTGACGGCGCACGCCCGGCCATCGAGGTAGACGTAACAAACCTCGGGAACGCACCGCTCGAAAACCTCGTTCTCACAGTTCGAGACGGTGATTCGGTGGTTCTCAGGAAACCAGTCGCCTCCGTCCCGGCCGAGTCAGAACGGGCGGTCCGACTGAACGTCAGTTCGGTTGACCGAGCGACGCTCGACGTGGTCGCCGCCTACGAGACTGGCGGCCAAGATGGAACAGCGGAAACGTCGGTCGAATACGTGGCGTCACCGGGACAAATCGAACTCACCGGTATCGACGTGGAACTGGAAGACGGTGACGTGCACATCTCGGGGAGTGCGAGTAACGTCGGTCTCAGCGACGCCCAGAGCGTCGTCGTTCGGGTCATCCCCACTGATGGCGTCGTTCCCGCCCGCCCGTACAAGGAATACTTCGTTGGGAGCGTCCCCGCGAGTGACTTCGCGTCGTTCGACCTCTACGCAACCGTGGACGACGACGTGACGACGGTTCCCGTGGAAGTCACGTACCTCACCGATGGCACGGAGCGAACGGTCCAGACGGAAGTCGACGTGTCAGGCCTCTCGGAAACCCCCGACCAGAACAGTGGTAGCGGACTCAACTCCACGTTGCTCCTCGTCGGCGGAGTCGTCGCACTCCTCGTCGTGGTCGGCGTCGGCATCTTCGCGTATCGACGGCGCTGA
- a CDS encoding ABC transporter permease, whose product MSFFDDLFRRVPALLMARRNLSRNRIRSGLAVLGIIIGVLAIASLGMFGTTLRVGASQQLGEIGNEISISPNLQEGIEELTDRDVDEIERAVTDGEVVPLRSESALVSRGQQQTVATIYGMENPGALYEAEEGRIPDRLRQGALIGSGTAEILDVEPGNTISVDGRTYRIAAVLAEEQGISLVSPNNAVIVPLEDVNGTGYSQVVVSSESGQAANESAVAIRESLNEREERVNVFELQAITAGINQFFGIINTFLIGIGSISLVVAGVSILNVMLMSTIERRQEIGVLRAVGVQRGDVIRMILAEAGLLGVAGGVIGAILAVGAGIALNSFVLNDPLATFQPINFLYIALAVGFGIGTSILSGLYPAWKAANERPVEALRK is encoded by the coding sequence ATGAGTTTCTTCGACGACCTCTTTCGGCGCGTCCCGGCGCTGTTGATGGCGAGACGAAACCTCTCACGGAACCGTATTCGCTCCGGTCTCGCCGTCCTCGGCATCATCATCGGTGTTCTCGCAATCGCGTCGCTCGGGATGTTCGGGACGACGCTCCGCGTGGGTGCGAGTCAACAACTCGGTGAGATTGGCAACGAAATCAGCATCTCGCCCAACCTTCAGGAGGGTATCGAGGAGTTGACTGACCGGGACGTAGACGAAATCGAACGGGCGGTCACCGACGGTGAAGTCGTCCCGCTCCGGTCTGAGTCGGCGTTGGTGTCGCGGGGACAACAACAGACGGTGGCGACGATATACGGGATGGAGAATCCGGGTGCGCTGTACGAGGCAGAAGAAGGTCGGATACCCGATAGACTCCGACAGGGCGCACTCATCGGGTCGGGGACCGCCGAGATTCTGGACGTCGAACCCGGAAACACCATCTCCGTCGATGGCCGAACCTACCGAATCGCCGCGGTTCTCGCCGAAGAACAGGGCATCTCGCTGGTCAGCCCGAACAACGCCGTCATCGTTCCACTCGAAGACGTGAACGGAACTGGCTACTCGCAGGTCGTCGTGAGTTCGGAGTCAGGGCAGGCGGCGAACGAGTCCGCCGTCGCTATCCGCGAGTCGCTGAACGAACGCGAAGAGCGCGTGAACGTGTTCGAACTGCAAGCAATCACCGCCGGAATCAACCAGTTCTTCGGCATCATCAACACGTTCCTCATCGGTATCGGTTCTATCTCGCTCGTCGTCGCCGGCGTGAGCATCCTGAACGTGATGCTCATGAGTACAATCGAGCGCCGGCAAGAGATTGGTGTCCTCCGTGCCGTCGGCGTCCAGCGAGGGGACGTGATTCGGATGATTCTCGCCGAAGCGGGTCTGCTGGGCGTCGCGGGCGGCGTCATCGGTGCGATTCTCGCCGTCGGTGCGGGCATCGCACTCAACTCGTTCGTCCTGAACGACCCGCTGGCGACGTTCCAACCCATCAACTTCCTCTACATCGCCCTCGCGGTGGGGTTCGGTATCGGGACGAGTATCCTCTCGGGGCTGTATCCGGCGTGGAAAGCGGCCAACGAGCGCCCGGTCGAAGCGTTACGGAAGTGA
- a CDS encoding ABC transporter ATP-binding protein: MTHIIELQHVWKRYDTGGEVVEALKDVDFYADPGEFVSVMGPSGSGKSTMLNVLGLLDTPTEGTVLLDGQDVTDLSDHEMTTQRKQFIGFIFQSFHLIPTLSALENVEVPTLFGDDPTARERATDLLERVGLGDRLHYRPDQLSGGQKQRVAVARALVNEPRILLADEPTGNLDRKTGRSVLDLFDEIRREDDVAVIAVTHDPQLGEYADRTVQLVDGRIQ; this comes from the coding sequence ATGACACACATCATCGAACTCCAGCACGTCTGGAAGCGGTACGACACCGGCGGTGAAGTCGTCGAGGCGTTGAAGGACGTCGACTTCTATGCGGACCCCGGCGAGTTCGTCTCAGTCATGGGTCCCTCGGGGAGTGGGAAGTCCACGATGCTCAACGTCCTCGGGTTACTCGACACACCCACCGAAGGGACCGTCCTCCTCGACGGACAGGACGTGACCGACCTCTCGGACCACGAGATGACGACCCAGCGAAAGCAGTTCATCGGGTTCATCTTCCAGAGTTTCCACCTGATTCCGACGCTGTCGGCGCTGGAGAACGTGGAGGTACCGACCCTCTTCGGTGACGACCCGACGGCGCGAGAGCGAGCGACTGACCTCCTCGAACGCGTCGGACTCGGGGACCGACTCCACTACCGGCCGGACCAACTCTCCGGCGGGCAGAAACAGCGTGTCGCCGTCGCCCGCGCCCTCGTGAACGAACCGCGGATTCTCCTCGCCGACGAACCGACGGGCAACCTCGACCGAAAGACCGGCCGGAGCGTCCTCGACCTGTTCGACGAGATTCGACGCGAAGACGACGTGGCCGTCATCGCCGTCACGCACGACCCGCAACTCGGTGAGTACGCAGACCGGACCGTCCAACTCGTCGACGGGAGGATTCAATGA
- a CDS encoding DEAD/DEAH box helicase, producing the protein MRVRDLPLSATLVSHYESNGIEELYPPQVAAVEAGIADGGRVVAAIPTASGKTFIAELAMLTADGPGLYIVPLRALAREKYETFAKLPGVSVGISTGDFDSAEEDLGEYDIVVATSEKVDSAIRNGASWVEDLACVVVDEVHLLGAPGRGPTLEITLATLQRRVPDLQLVALSATVDNPEVIAAWLDAELVESTWRPVSLRTGVYADGTVEFDDDSSLSVDVPPIGPNDDGATEATVSLVADAVENGGQCLAFVRSRREAETLADRLADEDLSPAPELGDELAELGGTTTGERLSECARTGVGFHHAGLRSTHRAAVENAFRDRRLSVICATPTLAAGVNVPARRVVIRDQKRYTGDSMTWIPVLDVHQMCGRAGRPHLDPYGEAVLVGDESVKDELVERYVTADAEAVDSQFADPEALRTHVLSVVASGFADSLDGIADVFSATYYAHQHPNVSLADLVADVVSDLESMEMLAVDGASLSATTLGAQTSRQYVSPTTGARIIAGVRTISEMADENVTARTALEVVCDTPDMHDTYLGNRERALMYQYARTHAAEFTTAMHEADPFEDWLTAVKTARILHEWSEGADIETLVDRYRIGPGDLESRVERAEWLLGAADALCAALDTDVPEFREVRALLSP; encoded by the coding sequence ATGCGCGTGCGTGACCTCCCGTTGTCGGCGACCCTGGTCTCTCACTACGAGTCGAACGGTATCGAGGAGTTGTACCCACCGCAGGTCGCCGCCGTGGAGGCCGGTATCGCCGACGGCGGGCGAGTCGTCGCCGCGATTCCGACGGCCAGTGGCAAGACGTTCATCGCCGAGTTGGCGATGCTCACCGCCGACGGCCCGGGCCTGTACATCGTCCCACTCCGCGCGCTTGCCCGCGAGAAGTACGAGACGTTCGCCAAACTCCCCGGCGTGAGCGTCGGCATCTCGACCGGTGACTTCGACTCGGCCGAAGAGGACCTCGGCGAGTACGACATCGTCGTCGCCACGAGTGAGAAGGTCGATTCAGCGATTCGAAACGGGGCGTCGTGGGTCGAAGACCTCGCGTGCGTCGTCGTGGACGAGGTACACCTCCTCGGCGCGCCCGGACGTGGGCCCACGCTCGAAATCACGCTGGCGACGCTCCAGCGACGCGTCCCCGACCTGCAACTCGTCGCACTGTCGGCGACAGTCGACAACCCAGAGGTCATCGCGGCGTGGCTAGACGCCGAACTCGTCGAGAGTACGTGGCGGCCTGTCTCCCTCCGAACGGGCGTCTACGCCGACGGGACCGTCGAGTTCGACGACGACTCGTCGCTGTCCGTGGATGTCCCGCCGATTGGACCGAACGACGACGGTGCCACCGAGGCAACTGTCTCGCTCGTCGCCGACGCCGTCGAGAACGGTGGCCAGTGCCTCGCGTTCGTCCGGTCGCGCCGGGAAGCGGAGACACTCGCCGACAGACTCGCCGACGAAGACCTCTCGCCCGCCCCCGAACTCGGCGACGAACTCGCCGAACTCGGCGGGACGACGACAGGAGAACGCCTCTCTGAATGCGCACGGACTGGCGTCGGATTCCACCACGCCGGCCTGCGAAGCACGCACCGCGCCGCCGTCGAAAACGCGTTCCGCGACCGGCGACTCTCGGTCATCTGCGCGACGCCGACGCTCGCGGCGGGCGTGAACGTCCCGGCCCGGCGGGTCGTCATCCGGGACCAGAAGCGCTACACCGGCGACTCGATGACGTGGATACCCGTCCTCGACGTCCACCAGATGTGCGGCAGAGCAGGCCGTCCCCACCTCGACCCATACGGTGAGGCAGTCCTCGTCGGCGACGAGTCGGTGAAAGACGAACTCGTCGAACGGTACGTGACGGCGGACGCAGAGGCGGTCGACTCCCAGTTCGCCGACCCCGAAGCACTCCGCACGCACGTCCTCTCGGTCGTGGCCTCTGGATTCGCCGACTCTCTGGACGGCATCGCCGACGTGTTCTCTGCGACCTACTACGCGCACCAACACCCGAACGTCTCGCTCGCCGACCTCGTCGCGGACGTCGTCTCCGACCTCGAATCGATGGAGATGCTCGCCGTCGACGGCGCGTCGTTGTCGGCGACGACGCTCGGTGCGCAGACCTCGCGGCAGTACGTCTCGCCGACGACTGGCGCGCGAATCATCGCCGGTGTTCGGACAATCTCCGAGATGGCCGACGAGAACGTGACGGCGCGAACCGCACTCGAAGTCGTCTGCGACACGCCCGACATGCACGACACGTACCTCGGGAACCGAGAACGAGCGCTCATGTACCAGTACGCCCGGACGCACGCCGCCGAGTTCACCACCGCGATGCACGAGGCCGACCCGTTCGAAGACTGGTTGACCGCGGTCAAGACCGCTCGCATCCTCCACGAGTGGTCCGAAGGTGCGGACATCGAAACCCTCGTAGACCGCTACCGCATCGGGCCGGGGGACCTCGAATCGCGCGTCGAACGCGCCGAGTGGCTTTTGGGTGCCGCGGATGCGCTCTGTGCCGCACTCGACACCGACGTTCCCGAGTTCCGTGAAGTTCGAGCGTTGCTCTCTCCGTGA